A DNA window from Paenibacillus segetis contains the following coding sequences:
- a CDS encoding sensor histidine kinase, whose translation MKNVHERIKLYYGESYGITIESEVNVGTKICLEMAKKM comes from the coding sequence TTGAAAAATGTTCATGAACGAATTAAGCTTTATTATGGTGAGTCTTATGGGATAACGATCGAAAGTGAAGTGAACGTAGGAACAAAGATATGTCTTGAGATGGCTAAGAAAATGTAG
- a CDS encoding GNAT family N-acetyltransferase has protein sequence MQIHLKDIDNDNWIECIFLTTNKEGQHFINEEFVASNAVSIAQSKIENGWITKAIYDEDQMIGFTMYGFSYEDHCYDICRMMIDHKFQGQGYGKAALGKVIEEMKKIEDCTEIFLSFEPENQIGKRLYESFNFQDTGKIVDGELLYSLKLK, from the coding sequence ATGCAGATTCATTTGAAAGATATTGATAACGACAACTGGATTGAGTGTATTTTCTTAACTACGAATAAAGAGGGCCAACACTTCATTAATGAGGAATTTGTTGCTTCGAATGCCGTATCTATTGCCCAATCCAAAATTGAAAACGGTTGGATTACGAAAGCAATATATGATGAAGATCAGATGATTGGATTTACGATGTATGGTTTTTCTTACGAGGATCATTGTTATGATATATGCAGAATGATGATAGACCATAAGTTTCAAGGACAAGGTTATGGTAAAGCTGCTCTAGGAAAAGTGATTGAAGAAATGAAGAAAATTGAGGATTGCACGGAAATCTTCTTATCCTTCGAACCAGAGAATCAAATTGGAAAAAGACTCTATGAAAGCTTTAACTTTCAAGATACAGGTAAGATTGTGGATGGTGAATTGCTGTATAGCTTGAAATTAAAGTAG